A portion of the bacterium genome contains these proteins:
- a CDS encoding AAA family ATPase has product MKIIAFSNQKGGTGKTTLCVNIAAALVKNGERVLIADLDPQGNATVSVGVHLKPEDLTMSELLINNARLEDVMVDSYLPDLSIIPSDTNLAHIEVELISKSKSQFFLKKAMEKNIDVINSFDFVFIDCPPSLSLLTVNGLCASDFVIIPVLCDYLSLEGLSHIIETVKEIKTKLNPSLEILGILTNMIDRRLRITEESISLLKKEFGDMIFKNGISICSRLREAPSFGKAIFDYAGNSAVSDDFLNVAREIKRRIK; this is encoded by the coding sequence ATGAAAATTATCGCGTTTTCAAATCAGAAAGGTGGGACAGGTAAAACCACCCTTTGTGTAAATATCGCTGCTGCTCTTGTAAAAAATGGGGAAAGGGTATTAATTGCTGACCTTGACCCACAGGGCAATGCCACTGTTAGTGTTGGAGTTCATCTGAAACCAGAAGACCTTACAATGTCTGAATTGTTAATTAATAATGCACGGCTTGAAGATGTTATGGTAGATAGTTATCTGCCGGATTTATCTATCATTCCTTCTGACACCAACCTTGCCCACATTGAAGTGGAACTTATATCAAAAAGCAAAAGTCAGTTTTTTCTTAAGAAAGCAATGGAAAAGAATATAGATGTAATTAACTCTTTTGATTTTGTTTTTATTGATTGCCCACCATCTCTTTCTCTTCTTACAGTTAACGGGTTATGTGCATCTGATTTTGTTATAATACCTGTTCTCTGTGATTACCTTTCGCTTGAAGGACTTTCCCATATAATAGAGACAGTTAAAGAGATAAAAACAAAACTCAACCCTTCACTTGAAATACTCGGTATTCTTACTAATATGATTGACAGACGACTTCGTATAACAGAGGAGAGCATTTCTTTACTTAAAAAAGAATTTGGTGATATGATTTTTAAAAATGGCATAAGTATCTGCAGTAGATTAAGAGAAGCACCATCTTTCGGAAAGGCAATTTTTGACTACGCAGGTAATTCCGCAGTTTCGGATGACTTCCTTAATGTTGCGAGAGAAATAAAAAGGAGAATAAAATGA
- a CDS encoding undecaprenyl-diphosphate phosphatase — translation MNIKDAFFLGLIQGIAEWLPISSSGHLAIFHNIYGLKGNISFDIFLHISSLFVIIIFFQKDIRELLNVILKRDFDSYNFKLILYISYATVITGIIGFLLRQYIEGITKEYLPYTYLFTSFLLFLSARKRVQQKIDIKRALFIGFMQSVALLPGISRSGATISAAKITGVEEGEAFRFSFLLAIPAILGAVVLEIKEFERIPLQILIAGFFTSFFVGFVSLWFLKRIVSKDKIYMFGFYTLVVAIVLFIL, via the coding sequence ATGAACATCAAAGATGCATTCTTCCTTGGACTTATTCAGGGGATAGCAGAGTGGTTACCCATCAGCAGTTCAGGACATTTAGCAATATTTCATAATATATATGGACTTAAAGGCAATATCTCTTTTGATATATTTCTGCATATTTCTTCTTTGTTTGTAATTATTATATTTTTCCAGAAAGATATCAGGGAATTGTTGAATGTAATATTAAAAAGAGATTTTGATTCATACAATTTCAAACTAATCCTTTATATCTCTTATGCGACTGTTATTACAGGTATTATAGGATTTCTTTTAAGACAATATATTGAAGGAATAACAAAAGAATATCTACCCTATACATATCTTTTTACTTCTTTTTTACTTTTTCTTTCTGCAAGGAAGAGAGTTCAACAAAAGATAGATATCAAAAGGGCATTATTTATTGGGTTTATGCAGAGTGTTGCACTTTTACCTGGTATTTCCCGTTCAGGTGCAACAATTTCTGCAGCAAAGATAACCGGAGTGGAAGAAGGAGAAGCGTTCAGGTTTTCTTTTCTTCTTGCTATACCTGCAATTTTAGGGGCAGTAGTATTAGAAATAAAGGAGTTTGAAAGAATACCTCTGCAGATACTTATAGCAGGATTTTTCACTTCCTTTTTTGTAGGGTTTGTTTCTCTATGGTTCTTAAAAAGAATTGTATCTAAGGATAAAATATATATGTTTGGGTTTTATACACTGGTAGTGGCTATTGTCTTATTTATCTTATAA
- a CDS encoding SGNH/GDSL hydrolase family protein encodes MVIKDKQRILFIGDSITDCGRRGEFAPLGNGYVKFFNDILIAHYPERKIEIINKGISGNSVRDLQTRWEDDVIHNKPDWLSILIGINDINRALGKAVGWENFTIKDYIACYDNILKRTQEKLPCRIILLEPFYISVDKKEGWRGLVYKELALYRKAVADLSRKYNTILVKLQDMFDKQLKYRDSETFCPEPVHPNQTGHLLIANTIFNALKK; translated from the coding sequence ATGGTTATAAAAGATAAGCAGAGGATATTGTTTATAGGAGACAGTATTACAGATTGTGGAAGGAGAGGTGAGTTTGCACCACTGGGCAATGGGTATGTAAAATTTTTCAATGACATCCTTATTGCCCATTATCCCGAGCGAAAAATAGAAATTATCAACAAAGGTATATCAGGTAATTCAGTTCGGGACCTTCAAACTAGATGGGAAGATGATGTTATACATAATAAACCCGACTGGTTGAGTATTCTTATAGGAATAAATGATATCAACAGGGCTTTAGGAAAAGCAGTGGGTTGGGAAAATTTTACAATTAAGGACTATATTGCCTGCTATGATAATATCCTTAAGAGAACACAGGAGAAACTTCCCTGCAGGATAATACTGCTGGAACCATTTTACATAAGTGTGGATAAAAAAGAAGGTTGGCGTGGTCTTGTTTACAAAGAACTTGCTCTTTACAGAAAGGCAGTTGCAGATTTAAGCAGGAAATATAATACAATACTTGTGAAATTGCAGGATATGTTTGATAAGCAGTTAAAATACAGAGATAGCGAGACATTCTGTCCAGAGCCGGTACATCCAAACCAGACAGGACATCTTTTAATAGCGAATACTATTTTCAATGCATTGAAAAAATGA
- a CDS encoding DUF1559 domain-containing protein yields the protein MLAALLLPSLSQARERARRTTCMNNLRQFAMAYEMYADNFFERFPDREYALYGGTKTIYPYYINSNQVFWCPSSVVRGLPKPDGSITGTLTLDSNGNPTGGSRWSDYRNQWYASYSFVFGLTAGNKSSRPVPLISDRGIYFTGDISIYKNLPSDTNPLTGNHNAGMNVLYLDGSVNWVNIQNIDFSIDKDDGTPHMGNVAARPNGYSIVINDSDEVTEWSE from the coding sequence ATCCTGGCAGCACTGCTTTTACCTTCACTTTCTCAGGCGAGAGAGAGGGCAAGAAGAACTACCTGTATGAATAACTTAAGACAGTTTGCTATGGCTTATGAGATGTATGCTGATAATTTTTTTGAAAGGTTCCCCGACAGAGAGTATGCCCTTTATGGTGGAACAAAGACCATCTATCCTTATTATATCAACTCCAATCAGGTCTTCTGGTGTCCAAGTTCTGTAGTGAGGGGACTTCCTAAACCAGATGGTTCTATAACAGGTACTTTGACTCTCGATAGTAATGGAAACCCAACAGGAGGGAGTAGATGGAGTGATTATAGAAACCAGTGGTATGCATCTTACTCTTTTGTCTTCGGGCTCACAGCGGGCAATAAGTCATCAAGACCAGTGCCACTGATAAGTGACAGAGGAATTTATTTTACCGGAGATATATCTATCTATAAAAATCTTCCTTCTGATACCAATCCTTTGACAGGCAACCATAATGCAGGAATGAATGTTTTATATCTTGATGGTAGTGTAAACTGGGTGAATATACAGAACATTGACTTCTCAATAGATAAGGATGATGGAACTCCACATATGGGAAATGTAGCAGCAAGACCTAATGGATATTCCATCGTTATCAATGATAGTGATGAAGTAACAGAATGGAGTGAGTAA
- a CDS encoding amidohydrolase family protein, with translation MKGIIDFHTHAFPDNLAEKAIGMLERGGKIPARLDGKISSLLSSMDRCGIEKSVICSIATKPSHFDSILKWSESIASERIIPFPSVHPDDPDMIEHIEIIKKKGFKGIKLHPYYQDFNVNDKKMFSIYKKIEDENLILVLHTGFDFAFERVKKADPEKILEIKKAFPSLKLVTTHLGAWEDWDEVKRLLLGKEIYMEISFALDFLDKKSAKDILMNHPDDYILFGTDSPWTDQEQTLKLFSALNLPSNLEKKILRENAITLLSSL, from the coding sequence ATGAAAGGGATTATTGATTTCCATACACATGCATTTCCTGATAATCTTGCTGAGAAGGCAATAGGAATGCTTGAAAGAGGAGGAAAGATTCCTGCAAGATTGGATGGGAAAATTTCTTCATTATTATCTTCTATGGATAGATGTGGAATAGAAAAGAGTGTTATATGTTCCATCGCTACAAAACCATCCCACTTTGATTCTATCTTGAAATGGTCAGAATCCATAGCAAGTGAGAGAATAATACCTTTTCCATCAGTCCATCCTGATGACCCTGATATGATTGAGCACATTGAGATTATAAAGAAGAAGGGATTTAAGGGAATAAAACTACATCCTTATTATCAGGACTTTAATGTCAATGATAAAAAGATGTTTTCTATATATAAGAAGATAGAGGATGAAAATCTTATACTTGTTTTACATACGGGTTTTGATTTTGCCTTTGAAAGAGTAAAAAAGGCAGACCCTGAAAAAATTTTAGAGATAAAAAAGGCATTTCCATCTCTTAAACTGGTTACTACACACTTAGGTGCCTGGGAGGACTGGGATGAGGTTAAAAGATTACTGTTAGGGAAGGAGATTTATATGGAAATTTCTTTTGCTCTGGACTTCCTTGATAAAAAGAGTGCAAAAGATATTCTTATGAATCATCCTGATGACTATATACTTTTTGGAACTGACTCACCATGGACTGACCAGGAACAGACCCTTAAACTATTCAGTGCTCTTAATCTTCCTTCCAACCTTGAAAAGAAAATTTTAAGAGAGAATGCCATTACTTTACTCTCTTCTCTATGA
- a CDS encoding prepilin-type N-terminal cleavage/methylation domain-containing protein — protein sequence MCKKILNGLSGFQRQHTEVGFTLIELLVVMVIIAVLAGLLMPAIRKGRAKALIDKAEAEMAGLASVITMARLESGFYVRLCDLADSTLANSTHTGYPYGRGTLPYTPTGNPPSDGSYTFVFYNGTEDTTSSESEITSGNKWAGPYQVFQTKFTYKPDNGYTPSLGTGVTGWNLSVVPYGTPLDPWGRTYLIAYNSTSKTMIIYSAGPNGKVETAAGAILAGDGDGDGSPDTQNCDDIIYQFR from the coding sequence ATGTGTAAAAAAATTTTAAATGGATTATCTGGATTTCAGAGACAGCATACAGAGGTTGGTTTCACATTGATAGAATTGCTTGTGGTTATGGTTATTATAGCGGTTCTTGCAGGACTTCTAATGCCTGCTATAAGAAAAGGGCGAGCCAAGGCACTTATAGATAAGGCAGAAGCAGAGATGGCAGGACTTGCAAGTGTTATTACTATGGCAAGGTTAGAGAGCGGTTTTTATGTAAGGTTGTGTGATTTAGCAGATTCAACCCTTGCAAATAGTACTCATACTGGATATCCATACGGGAGAGGAACTTTACCATATACTCCCACAGGAAATCCTCCTTCAGATGGAAGTTATACATTTGTTTTCTATAATGGGACAGAGGATACAACATCTTCCGAATCAGAGATAACTTCAGGAAATAAGTGGGCAGGTCCATACCAGGTATTCCAGACAAAATTCACATATAAGCCAGATAACGGTTATACCCCCTCTTTAGGCACAGGTGTAACTGGATGGAATTTAAGTGTCGTTCCTTATGGCACTCCATTAGACCCCTGGGGAAGAACATATCTTATTGCATATAATTCTACTTCCAAAACGATGATTATTTATTCCGCAGGTCCTAATGGAAAAGTAGAAACAGCAGCAGGAGCAATACTTGCAGGTGATGGTGATGGAGATGGTTCTCCAGATACACAAAACTGTGATGATATAATTTATCAGTTCAGGTAA
- a CDS encoding PilT/PilU family type 4a pilus ATPase, producing MPKRIEELLELQVRENAADLHLNVGIPPMLRLHGGLTKIGNEPLTPDDTVNYMKAITSREHQEELQKIGGTDFGFAFKDLARFRVSVFKERGNVAMSLRLIPYRFLTFDQIGLDEKTMRYLLTRPRGLILVVGPTGSGKTTTLASMIDWINENLDRHIITIEDPIEYYHSHKRSIVTQRELGVDVPTFEEALRRGLRQDPDVFLVGEMRDLATIEAAITAAETGHIVFATLHTTGAARTVDRIVNVFPVAQQEQIRVMLSVSILAIISQVLLKRVDKPGRVAAFELMIATNSIQNLIRERKTYRIVSEIQTGGKLGMVTMDSFLMRLFREGKINLEDVLTFSYDPKSAKAELAAEGLIDKAMVDLEAEGMADMKMEGDRNG from the coding sequence GTGCCTAAAAGAATAGAGGAACTGCTTGAATTACAGGTAAGGGAAAATGCAGCAGACCTGCATCTTAATGTAGGTATTCCTCCTATGTTAAGATTGCATGGAGGACTTACAAAAATAGGAAATGAGCCACTTACTCCAGATGATACTGTAAACTATATGAAGGCAATAACGTCAAGGGAACATCAGGAGGAACTTCAAAAAATAGGTGGTACTGACTTTGGTTTCGCTTTCAAGGATCTTGCGAGGTTCAGGGTGAGTGTGTTTAAGGAGAGGGGAAATGTTGCAATGTCCCTGAGATTGATCCCATATAGATTCCTTACGTTTGACCAGATAGGACTGGATGAAAAGACAATGAGATATCTTTTAACCAGGCCGAGAGGACTTATTCTTGTTGTTGGTCCTACTGGTTCTGGTAAGACCACAACACTCGCATCTATGATTGACTGGATAAATGAAAACCTTGATAGACATATTATTACTATAGAGGACCCGATAGAATATTATCACTCTCATAAGAGGTCTATTGTTACTCAGAGGGAGTTAGGGGTTGATGTACCTACATTTGAGGAGGCACTGAGGAGAGGTTTAAGACAGGACCCGGATGTCTTCCTCGTTGGTGAAATGCGTGACCTTGCAACTATAGAAGCGGCGATTACTGCTGCAGAGACAGGACATATTGTATTCGCTACACTACATACCACAGGTGCTGCAAGAACAGTGGATAGAATTGTTAATGTTTTCCCTGTCGCTCAGCAGGAGCAAATCAGGGTTATGCTATCTGTTTCAATACTTGCCATTATTTCTCAAGTTCTTCTAAAAAGGGTTGATAAACCAGGAAGGGTTGCTGCTTTTGAACTTATGATTGCTACAAACTCTATCCAGAACCTTATACGTGAAAGAAAGACATACAGAATTGTTTCAGAAATCCAGACAGGTGGTAAATTGGGTATGGTAACAATGGATTCCTTCCTTATGCGACTTTTCAGGGAAGGGAAGATAAACCTTGAGGATGTTCTTACATTCTCATATGACCCGAAGTCCGCAAAGGCAGAACTGGCTGCAGAAGGACTTATAGATAAAGCAATGGTAGATTTAGAGGCAGAAGGAATGGCAGATATGAAGATGGAAGGTGATAGAAATGGCTGA
- a CDS encoding ATPase, T2SS/T4P/T4SS family, translating into MAERKLLGEMLIEEGIITEKELREALEIQRKTGHFLGRILVDLGYVDERDLKRVLSIQAGIEMIDLKNTVIDRRAVEAFPSALAKTYNVVPVKLERDVLTLAVGDTLSLNIQDDISFVLGYKTKMVLADESDIKEAIETHYGKEIETIDDLIKWLAQDVEEMEELESIASQGEYATITSLEEIASLPPVVKLFDLILLQTVRDNASDLHLEPFEDDFRVRYRVDGMLYDLVHPPKGLAFALFCRFKIMAGMDIAERRLPQDGRIELSVMGRAVDLRINTVPTVFGECLAVRVLDRAKTIFELENLGLSQDNLERVDSIITKPNGIILATGPTGCGKTTTLYAILRKLNTPDVKVITTEDPVEYMLEGAVQVPIRERIGLTFGRCLRSILRQDPDIILVGEVRDFETAQMAIQASLTGHIVLSTLHTNDAPSTIMRLIDMQIEPFLLASTIEGVIAQRLVRVLCPRCKEEYRPSKTELLEIHLLEERAMGMKFFKPKGCAFCRGGYKGRTALFEILIPSEPFWRAVIEKRPLGEIRRVAIEECGMKALLEDGLEKINEGITSIEEVAKEIHGY; encoded by the coding sequence ATGGCTGAAAGGAAACTGTTGGGAGAGATGTTAATTGAAGAAGGAATTATTACAGAGAAGGAGCTGAGAGAGGCGCTTGAAATACAGAGAAAGACAGGACATTTTCTTGGCAGAATTCTTGTAGACCTCGGATATGTTGATGAAAGAGACCTCAAACGTGTTCTGAGTATTCAGGCAGGTATAGAGATGATAGACCTGAAAAATACTGTTATAGATAGAAGGGCTGTAGAGGCATTTCCTTCAGCACTTGCCAAGACATACAATGTTGTCCCTGTTAAATTAGAAAGGGATGTTTTAACACTTGCAGTGGGTGATACACTGAGTTTAAATATACAGGATGATATATCCTTTGTCCTCGGATATAAAACAAAGATGGTACTTGCAGATGAAAGCGATATAAAAGAGGCAATAGAGACACACTATGGTAAAGAAATAGAAACCATAGATGACCTTATAAAGTGGCTTGCACAGGATGTAGAAGAGATGGAAGAATTAGAATCAATTGCAAGTCAGGGAGAATATGCTACCATAACTTCATTAGAAGAGATTGCTTCCCTTCCTCCTGTGGTGAAACTTTTTGACCTGATACTACTTCAGACAGTAAGGGATAATGCTTCAGACCTTCATCTTGAGCCATTTGAAGATGATTTCCGTGTGAGATATAGGGTGGATGGGATGCTTTATGACCTTGTTCATCCACCTAAAGGACTTGCTTTCGCACTCTTTTGCAGATTTAAGATTATGGCAGGAATGGATATTGCTGAGAGGCGGTTACCTCAGGATGGAAGAATTGAACTATCTGTTATGGGCAGGGCAGTGGACCTGAGAATTAATACTGTACCCACTGTTTTTGGAGAATGTCTCGCTGTAAGGGTTCTGGACAGGGCAAAGACAATTTTTGAACTGGAGAATCTCGGTTTAAGTCAGGATAATCTTGAGAGAGTAGACAGTATTATAACAAAGCCCAATGGTATCATACTTGCAACAGGTCCAACGGGTTGCGGGAAGACAACAACACTGTATGCAATTTTAAGGAAACTTAATACCCCTGATGTAAAGGTAATTACTACTGAAGACCCTGTGGAATATATGCTTGAGGGGGCAGTGCAGGTACCTATAAGAGAAAGGATAGGACTTACATTCGGGAGATGTTTGAGAAGTATATTGAGACAGGACCCTGATATAATTTTAGTTGGAGAGGTTAGGGATTTTGAGACAGCACAGATGGCAATCCAGGCATCACTTACAGGTCATATTGTTCTAAGTACATTACATACAAATGATGCTCCAAGTACTATAATGCGATTGATAGATATGCAAATAGAACCGTTCCTCCTTGCTTCTACTATAGAAGGTGTTATTGCCCAGAGGTTGGTCAGGGTATTATGTCCGAGGTGTAAGGAGGAATATCGTCCTTCAAAAACAGAATTACTTGAAATACATTTACTAGAAGAGAGAGCGATGGGGATGAAATTCTTCAAACCTAAAGGATGTGCTTTCTGCAGGGGGGGATATAAAGGAAGGACAGCCCTTTTTGAAATACTTATACCTTCAGAGCCATTCTGGCGTGCTGTAATTGAAAAACGTCCTTTGGGAGAGATAAGAAGGGTTGCTATTGAAGAGTGTGGGATGAAAGCATTACTTGAGGATGGACTTGAAAAGATAAATGAGGGTATAACATCTATAGAAGAGGTTGCGAAAGAAATACATGGATATTAA
- a CDS encoding GspE/PulE family protein, producing MPTKKEVINIISNIGLWDRKSIEAALEEQESTGSPLKEVFQNRGMLPFGEVSPSFYFQLGIVQRELPPREIPSDILNTIPPKIAREHRIVPWDKRDDGRFILVSDDPINILAADFFKKLIAVDNIKEIEVMITFPAEMEQLLEKYYGRDTMEDLTQMLQEASSATIDLDLPEAEVAGEDEETLALQAPVVKICNLVFVEALRRRASDIHLEPLEKKFRVRFRIDGVLYEVVSPPKRIEKAVIARIKLMSKMDLAEKRLPQDGRIMLDIGGKPIDFRVSTLPGIYGESVVLRILDKTSMLKGLGELGFLPDDFEKWQGLLKYSAGLILVTGPTGSGKTTTLYAALSALNTMDRKLMTVEEPVEYQIEGINQTPVNSEIGLTFSAALRSFLRQSPDVILVGEIRDFETADIAVRAALTGHLVFSTLHTNDAPGAITRLIDMGVPPFLIASSVQGVMAQRLVRVLCSYCKEKIEPDEDMRRKLRIEEGEEVNVCRPKGCNECNFTGFRGRLGIFEIFAMNDELRELTLRRVGTAELREVARKYGMRMMVEDGYIKVKKGITTLDEVYSVTGEKGA from the coding sequence ATGCCTACAAAAAAAGAAGTAATCAATATTATATCCAATATTGGTTTGTGGGATAGAAAATCAATAGAAGCAGCACTTGAAGAGCAAGAATCTACAGGTAGTCCATTAAAAGAGGTCTTTCAGAACAGGGGAATGCTCCCATTTGGTGAGGTATCCCCTTCTTTTTATTTTCAGTTAGGAATAGTTCAGAGAGAACTTCCCCCGAGAGAAATTCCTTCAGATATTTTAAATACCATTCCACCGAAAATAGCGAGAGAGCACAGAATTGTTCCATGGGATAAGAGAGATGATGGAAGGTTTATTCTTGTTTCAGATGACCCTATAAATATACTTGCTGCTGATTTTTTCAAAAAACTCATAGCAGTTGATAACATAAAAGAGATTGAGGTTATGATAACCTTTCCTGCAGAGATGGAACAATTGTTAGAAAAATATTATGGAAGAGATACAATGGAGGATTTAACACAGATGCTTCAGGAAGCAAGCAGTGCTACTATAGACCTTGACCTTCCTGAAGCAGAGGTTGCGGGAGAGGATGAAGAGACACTTGCTTTACAGGCGCCAGTAGTTAAGATATGTAACCTTGTTTTTGTTGAGGCATTAAGACGTAGGGCAAGTGATATACATCTTGAGCCACTTGAAAAAAAATTCAGGGTGAGGTTTCGTATAGATGGTGTACTTTATGAGGTAGTATCACCACCTAAAAGGATAGAAAAGGCAGTTATAGCCAGGATTAAATTGATGTCAAAGATGGACCTTGCAGAGAAACGTCTACCTCAGGACGGCAGAATAATGTTAGATATAGGAGGTAAGCCCATTGACTTCCGTGTTTCTACTCTTCCAGGTATTTATGGAGAGAGTGTTGTTTTAAGAATCCTTGATAAGACATCTATGTTAAAGGGACTTGGAGAACTGGGTTTCCTCCCCGATGACTTTGAAAAATGGCAGGGACTATTGAAATATTCAGCGGGTTTGATACTTGTAACAGGTCCTACCGGTTCAGGTAAAACAACAACACTTTATGCTGCTTTGAGTGCCCTAAATACAATGGATAGAAAACTGATGACTGTGGAGGAACCGGTTGAGTATCAGATAGAAGGGATAAACCAGACCCCTGTAAATTCAGAGATTGGGCTTACATTCTCTGCTGCATTAAGGTCATTTTTAAGACAGTCCCCTGATGTTATACTGGTTGGTGAAATACGTGATTTTGAAACAGCAGATATAGCAGTTAGAGCAGCCCTTACAGGACATCTCGTATTCAGTACCCTTCATACAAACGATGCTCCCGGAGCAATTACACGTCTTATAGATATGGGGGTCCCTCCTTTTCTTATTGCATCTTCTGTACAGGGCGTTATGGCACAAAGATTGGTGAGGGTTCTATGTTCTTACTGTAAGGAAAAAATAGAGCCGGATGAGGATATGAGAAGGAAATTAAGAATAGAAGAAGGGGAAGAAGTTAATGTATGCAGGCCAAAAGGATGTAATGAATGTAATTTCACCGGTTTTCGTGGCAGGTTAGGTATATTTGAGATATTTGCAATGAATGATGAACTGAGAGAACTTACATTAAGGAGAGTTGGGACAGCAGAATTGAGAGAGGTTGCCCGCAAATACGGGATGCGTATGATGGTAGAAGATGGATATATAAAAGTAAAGAAAGGGATAACAACACTTGATGAAGTTTATAGTGTAACAGGAGAAAAAGGTGCCTAA
- a CDS encoding type II secretion system F family protein, translating into MPQFQYSGMEPGGQPVTGTIEASQVQEAVAKLKGMGYFITSISPVKGSVATGKKDTGRQTTTAKPSSAKKSAKGKGASAGISLGPQKIKPKELMIITRQLATLIGSGLPLLRALRVLREQRKGAPNAILSKVAEDIESGALFSEALSKHPRSFPKIYVAMVRAGEAGGALEAVLNRLAEFMEKEAKLRAKIKSAMAYPMVIVVVASGILTFLMLKIVPTFIQIFEDMEAGELPAPTVLLMKISKLFTQRFYLIIIFVVAMVILFKVLNRVKFTKYYIDTMKLRIPVFGPVISKTIVARFARTFATLITSGVPILQALQIVRDTTGNDVIAKGINEIRNRVREGEGIAGPMLRSKVFPAMVTNMVAVGEETGAMDAMLEKIAEAYEAEVDAAVAAMTSMLEPILLVGMGGVVGFIVISLFLPLIKLAMGLSGGGGG; encoded by the coding sequence ATGCCACAGTTTCAATATAGTGGAATGGAGCCCGGTGGACAACCGGTAACTGGGACAATAGAGGCATCACAGGTTCAGGAAGCGGTAGCGAAACTTAAAGGGATGGGTTATTTTATTACAAGTATCTCTCCTGTAAAGGGGAGTGTTGCTACAGGGAAAAAAGATACAGGCAGACAGACAACTACTGCAAAACCTTCAAGTGCAAAAAAATCAGCAAAGGGGAAAGGTGCATCAGCAGGTATTTCTCTCGGTCCACAGAAAATAAAGCCAAAAGAACTGATGATAATTACAAGGCAGTTAGCAACACTTATTGGTTCAGGACTTCCACTTCTCAGGGCTTTAAGGGTTTTAAGAGAACAGAGAAAAGGTGCACCCAATGCAATCCTTTCTAAAGTGGCGGAAGATATAGAAAGCGGGGCTCTGTTTTCAGAAGCACTTTCAAAACACCCGAGGAGTTTCCCCAAGATATATGTTGCAATGGTAAGGGCAGGGGAGGCAGGAGGAGCACTGGAAGCGGTTTTGAACCGACTGGCTGAGTTTATGGAAAAAGAGGCAAAACTGAGAGCAAAAATCAAGTCTGCTATGGCATATCCAATGGTCATAGTGGTAGTTGCATCTGGTATACTTACATTCTTAATGTTGAAAATAGTACCAACATTCATACAGATATTTGAAGATATGGAAGCAGGAGAACTTCCTGCACCTACAGTCCTTTTAATGAAAATTTCAAAACTTTTTACTCAGAGGTTTTATTTAATTATTATTTTTGTAGTTGCTATGGTAATTCTTTTTAAGGTACTTAACAGGGTTAAATTTACAAAGTATTATATTGATACGATGAAACTACGTATACCTGTCTTCGGTCCAGTTATTTCTAAAACAATAGTGGCAAGGTTTGCACGAACATTTGCCACACTAATTACCAGTGGTGTCCCTATACTGCAGGCACTTCAGATAGTCAGGGATACAACAGGAAATGACGTGATTGCAAAAGGTATAAATGAAATAAGGAACAGGGTAAGAGAAGGAGAAGGGATTGCAGGTCCAATGCTCAGGTCAAAGGTTTTCCCTGCAATGGTAACAAATATGGTGGCTGTTGGAGAGGAAACAGGTGCTATGGATGCTATGCTTGAAAAAATCGCAGAGGCATATGAAGCAGAGGTAGATGCAGCAGTTGCTGCTATGACATCTATGCTTGAGCCGATATTACTTGTAGGTATGGGTGGTGTAGTTGGTTTTATTGTTATTTCTTTGTTTTTACCACTAATTAAACTTGCGATGGGACTGTCTGGAGGAGGTGGTGGATAA